GGTATATTATATCTATACCATTCCACACCTATCACTTTCCAATGGCAAAGCCCTATTAAACATGTATATCTTGTATCCTTCATTAAGGCATCACGTCACAAGTGATGCTTGGTTGATCATGAATTGAACATACAAGTACGGGTTACCAGGCATGTCTATTGTGATCACTGGATAAATATTTTGTCTCTGTGTTCACTCTTATCTGTTTCTGAATATGAAATATTGCTCTATGCTCTGCTTGCTCTTTTTGTGTTGATTAAAGTGGATTATATTGCGAATTTAATTTATCAAGTGTTCATAAATTATAACAGTGTCTGCAACAAGTCTTGTAGTCTGGATGCAGTCATTAAATTCAGTAGGGGGTAAACAATTTGAGTCTTTTCCATGTACATGCCATttatgaggggatatcaacacaATTTGTAATTCTGAACCTCATAAATGTGTTATCTGTAAATAGTTGGACTTTTAGGGCTCATCATTGAGGTTCTGAAAGTGGATTTCGTGGGAGTGAAGCACAGAAGGGGGGAGATGACAGGTGAAATAGAGAGAAGTTTaagaattttcctttatttatttatttattttatttttagctcCAGCATTGTTTTTAATGTGCTGAAACTGTGGGTGACTCATTTTGTGGGTTGATGCGACTGgttgatttatttttgtgaggattcttccattttttttcctcttaaagCATGTggagaaaaatcattttatattaaCCTTCACTTCAATTGGATATTTGGACATGCCTATTTCGGTAGTGGATGGACACCTCAAACCATGTTCTTGTACTGTAAATAGCTAGGTCTTTCTGAGTCCTATGTTGTGTTCTTCCAGTTCACTTCAGTTGCCAGTGGTATAGCTCAGAAAGCAGCAGTTGCCGCATTAGGAATGGGCTATGCTGGTGGGGTAGCTGTTTCCACAATGGTAAAAGCATTCAGGGAGCGGCGAGGTTTCTTGTTTAAAAGCTTTGGAGAACTGGAGGGTGTCAAGATATCAGAGCCCCAGGTACCAGCTCTTTTTGTTTAGTCTTAAGAGTAACATACCCCAATTATCAGCTTGCTTTGCTGTTCGCACTTCACTTGTACTTCTGCTCCCACTATTATCCCAAACTTCTAATCCTCTGTACTTTCTCATTTGCAGGGAGCTTTTTACCTCTTTCTTGACTTCAGCTCTTACTATGGGGCAGAGGCTGAAGGTTTTGGTATAATTGAGAATTCAGAGTCCCTCTGTCGATATCTGCTGGACAAGGCCCAGGTAAGctcatggaaaacaaaaaacggAAAGAGAGAAACGATGGTTGATGAATTCATTAGGAGGACATCAACACTAGTTAGTAATTGGGTTATGGATGTTGGTTGCAGGTTGCTCTTGTCCCAGGGGATGCATTAGAGATTACAAGTGCATCCGCATCTCCTATGCTGCATCCCTCTCCACCCTACACGCAGCCGTGGAGAGAGAATTAAGAAAGCAGTTGTTCCTCTTAGGCCTCTGTCCCCGTCTAATTTTAGGTAGCAACTATTTCAAATCTTTGTGGCTGTTGCTCTTCTTTTGGGATCCAAAATGTGTTTTCTGgactatttatttaaataaaaatgcaagCTTCCCTTGGTTCTATTCATTTGTTTTCAATCAGGATTACTTTGTACTGAAATCATAGTGAGGCTGCAATTCCTGAATGTCTTTTGATGTGTACCTAATTGACATTGTAGGCgaacttttttatgttttccagGTATCCATCCCATCCTAATAAAAcgaatttgagattaaaataaatgaatcaaggatgaatttaagaattttttttaaactcaaagtATTATCTTGTCATGTTTCGTCCCATCCAAATTATATATctctataattaattttaaaaaataatttaattaaaattttaaggattttccatttttaactaatataaaataataataaaatgctttttaataaaataagttataaaaattagaatgttttattcatttataaaatgtatttattttaaatttaatttttttaataaaatgaaaataaaacatttaaacgGTGGGGGCGGATTGAGAAATTTTGGTACCCTTCCTGTCtcgtttctttttatttttatttttcattttttattatgttagaGAAGAGAATTACATTACATAAATGGGATGAGATGGGATAAGTGGAACCCATCTAACCTGGCTCGTTGCCATCTTAGGAACCACACCCAAAAGCTTAAGGTCACAaccataattacaaaaataagaaaaaaaatcgcTTTCCACactcttaatttaatttaattaattaattaatttattttaagaatagagATGGAAATAGATTTAATTAATAGGAAAAGGGTTGGGACCTTGGGATGTGCTTGATCCGTCTCGAGCCTATGTGATTGCCACCTCTATTATTAACATATGAAATTACCCTTAAGCCTGAACCAAATCCAACGCATCAAGTTTGGGTTGGATTGTGTTATGAGGAAATTTTCGCAACTCTTCCCTTGGAATATAATGGTATTCTTGGCCTagttttatgaagaaaaaaaaatgcattttggaGGAATTAATACATAATAAATCTAGAGGTCTGGTTTTTAGGTTAGACCCATTTATGGATGCCTCAATTCACAAGTAAACCAATGAAGACCAATTCTCCCCTTTACCCAAACCCCAGACTGAACCAAACCTTGGTCTAAAGATACAATATACCAAGTCCATAACACTCAAATTAGTTTCCCATATAGCCATACCCTCCTGTATGGGTGACCCTCTCTGGGGTATATACACTGGGGTTACCCAAGAGAATGGGGAATCAATTCTTGTATACATGACTTTGCTTCAAATGTGCAAACACATTCAACAATGGGCATAAGAAAGTTGAAAGCCCTGCAAAGGATTCAACCTCTAAAGGCCGTTTCTGAAAGTGCTGAGGGAAAGGTAATAGCTGTTGCCGTTTGGAATAATATTCCTGTCTTAACTGGAATGGGATTGCTTTGCCCATGGCACCGCAAAGAAGCTAAGAACCCCTTCATCCTATGCCCAGACTGTTATGTTATGACTTGAACTACAAGACAATCAACCTCATATTGAAACAATTCTGGACTTCTCCCATGTGCTTCTCTCCTTGATCTTCCTCCAccatatatatgatatgatgaTTGTATGCAAAACCCTGAACCAAAAGAACAGATACTACCTACCCTGTATCTAGAAATGGAGGCTTCTGACGATTCAAGCCAAGAGCGTGCAGCAGAGATTGTGTTTTTTGACTTAGAAACAACCGTGCCCAATAGAGCTGGACAAAGGTTCTGGGTGCTGGAGTTTGGGGCAATAGTAGTCTGCCCAAGGAAGCTCGTTGAGCTAGAGAGCTACAGCACGCTCATAAGGCCTGGGGACTTGTCTGCTGTTGCGTTGAGGTCAGGTCGGTCTGATGGGATAACCAGGGAAGTTGTTGCAGGAGCACCTGGGTTCGAGGAAGTTGCAGACCAGATATTCAGCATTCTGAATGGGAGAGTATGGGCAGGACATAACATCCAAAGATTTGATTGCGTCCGGATTAAGGAGGCGTTCGCAGAGATTGGCCGTGCTGCTCCTGTGCCTGTTGGGATGATTGATTCACTTGGAGTTTTGACTGAGAAGTTTGGCAGGAGGGCTGGAAA
Above is a genomic segment from Vitis riparia cultivar Riparia Gloire de Montpellier isolate 1030 chromosome 7, EGFV_Vit.rip_1.0, whole genome shotgun sequence containing:
- the LOC117917675 gene encoding protein NEN4, producing MQNPEPKEQILPTLYLEMEASDDSSQERAAEIVFFDLETTVPNRAGQRFWVLEFGAIVVCPRKLVELESYSTLIRPGDLSAVALRSGRSDGITREVVAGAPGFEEVADQIFSILNGRVWAGHNIQRFDCVRIKEAFAEIGRAAPVPVGMIDSLGVLTEKFGRRAGNMKMATLATYFGLGQQKHRSLDDVRMNLEVLKHCATVLFLESSLPSVLSGKWNDSTTITTRSRSNGKLMCREESSRKSPTTSLGYQRAVPYARGGLGKMTERVKNLLCKAREKPALNNILKHSHSLLR